A window of Passer domesticus isolate bPasDom1 chromosome 11, bPasDom1.hap1, whole genome shotgun sequence genomic DNA:
GACCGGGGCAGGAAGATGGTGTGGGTCAGGGGGATGCTCTGACCCcagggaagggagcacagattTAGGGAGGGGAGAAgatgccctgggcacagccccggggtGATGGGCTGCCTTGCCGGGCACAGACCCAATCGCGAGTTTGCTCCCAGGGCTGAAACACCGACCCCTCTGCGGGTcccctggggtgtccccagcactgctggggatCGCTGGGGACGGCGGCGCTCTGACCCTCTCCTCCCCACAGGCCTCCCGCGGgtcggcggcggcagcggcggcggcggcgggcccgCCCGAGGCGGCGGAGCGGGAGAAGGAGCGGGAGAAGgagcggagcggcggcggcggcggcggctcgggCCCGCGGGAGGCGCGGGAGGCGCGGGCCGAGGCGCGGCCGCGGGCGGGCTGGGCGCGGCTGCTGCAGGACCCGCCGGGCCGCCGCCACAAGGGCCTCCACAAGAAGGGCCTGGGCAAGGGCTGCTTCGGGCTCAAGCTGGATCGCATCGGCGCCATGAGCGGCCTCGGATGCTGAGGGACCCCTGGCGGTGAGtgcgcggccgggccgggatGGGGCCGGGATGGGGCCGGGATGGGGCCGGGAtggggccgggggctgcgctCCGGTACCGCGGGGCATGCGGAAGATGCGCCGCGCTGCGAACGCGAGATGCCAGCGGACGGGACTGCAGGTGCTCACCCCGCTGAGCCTCGCAACCTCCGGCTTTGCTGGGCGGGCAAAGAGCAGGACCCCAAAGTTGGCTTTATTTATTATATTCCCGTCTGGAATCCAGCGGCCCTCCCGCCGCCTTGCCCTGCAGAAGGGCAGAGACCCCAGCTGCTCCCGCAGCAGCTCAAACTGGATTCCCCCTAA
This region includes:
- the NPPC gene encoding C-type natriuretic peptide, with the protein product MQISPLLAGGLLLALLSVRLEAKPASQLPQKASRGSAAAAAAAAGPPEAAEREKEREKERSGGGGGGSGPREAREARAEARPRAGWARLLQDPPGRRHKGLHKKGLGKGCFGLKLDRIGAMSGLGC